tcatagCTTGTCTTTTGTCTCTTTTGGAGAGCTTTCTGTTTCTGCCTTACAGTTGCACTGCCCATGTTTtctcgttttgtgttcattctgaaAGGAAACGTTCTTATCTTGCGATTCATTAAGAGCTCTGAAGGTGAtgcaacccccaactgctccccgggcgcctcAGCATAAataactgcccactgctccgggtgtgtgttcacagtgtgtgtgtgtgtgtgtgtgtgtgtgttcactgctgtgtgtgagcactttggatgagttaaaggcaaagcatgaattctgagtatgggtcaccatactttgctgaaAAAATTTTGTTctaagaatatttcacaaaacGTTTTAGTGCTAAAattagctcctaaatctgtgaaacgTTAGGAGTACACCCCCATACTTAAATGGTTGTTGCCAGCAATCTACCTTAGAAtagaaacattttagaaacatttgacgATAGTGAGCTTTTTAAAAGGTATCAGCTTTGGATTGGAGGATATCCCAACTCCAAAGTTTTAATTATATCTTTAATATAGCATAGCTATTCTCGCatccagtttggttttcttttatgttttatgtcttaCTACCAGCCATGATTATTTTACTTGGCTAATAAAAAAAggctgtttatatgcatattacCAAAATTGTATTTGTTCCTTAGtcgcaaaaaaattaaaaaataaaatccacataAAGTTGTGAAATCACACAGTCTGTGACAGACAAATCATTAATGACTGGTCTATGTGGTTATAAAGTACATCGGGCAGGACATCCATATGCTCACCTAACATTCATTgacctcaaatatggcttatcatctgaaatatgtaGGCTAACTTTACATGgcagctcaatctaatgttagccTAGAAAAAAGTGTGGGAATCTGAACAGTAGCATGCTTTGGCTactgcaggacagatggaggcgcCAGTGCAATCATTTGTTCTTAAAATACTTCATCATTTTTAGTTATATAGATATGAGTAATGCATCTTTTGTATCTGTAAAAACTCTACATTTATTCGTGTGCACTCAGAATAGCAATGAAACATTGCAGTTTTGTAAactaatgaaagcaaacaggatgcactATCTGCCGTCTTGAACTCTGTGAACTTGAGTGTGTCACTTCAAAactgctatttaggagaactcttagtggTACGATCAAATTTTTTGTGAATGACAGTGCTGGGCCTGTATTCctagattctaagaatcctcttaGAGAGCTCCTAATATAGCTTTTCTATGTAGGAGTCATAGCTTAAGAGCAATTCAGAACCAATCTGAGAGCAACTCCGAGCGAGGAAAAGgaaaaaactttcatcttagtgaggacaCAGGGTTGACCACGTTACTACGTATGACATAGTATTTTTGAAGGCTGTTTTTGCCTGGttgtctaagaaaaaaaaaattactttaggcTTTATTGTAAGTCTTCACTTTAAAATTACAGGCgtaatttttcatgttttagcgtactctctcacacacattttatataacctatatttacttttttatttaccatgctgtTAATGTTCACTTGTTTCTTATCCAAGAGGAATAAAGATTAGTACAATGCTGACCTGGATAATACAAGAATCAAAATTGCACACAGATGCTGAAGTTCAGAAGTTCAACTGagattcaattaaaaatattgaatttgTACATAAATTCactgcatgcaatatttaatagtTTCATAGATCATGCTTGTAAAGGCACACGAAAGGCAGGAAAGGCAACGTCTGCATCATTTCCTGCCACAGTACCTCTTGCAGTCTGGCATGTGTCACAATGCTAGTCACTCATGCATGTTCACTAGGCTGGTGAGGAGAGGTTTCAGTGTGAGAATCagctcacaaaaaaacaaaaacagaggttATTCAGCATGTTAACCAGATGAACATGCAAAGCTAAGTTATTTCTAACATAATTATAACATAGCTTATGGTTAACTTGATAACGGAAGAGTCACATTAAACAGTATGGTAACTGGTTAACCTGTAAtatattagcatgctaagctaactagcataagaCAACAAACATAAGCATGTTCAATTTCCAAGAAGTATTTCTCAGGGACAgaagtgaatatcaaaaatctgttcagtcgtTTCTGTGCAGTCCAAAGAGCTTCTGATCAGATTTTGGACAACATTTGGAGGAGGAATAGTGAAAAAACTGTATGTCTGACGGGCACATTAATGGAAAACGGCAAATGAGACATTGTCAGAATCAGCATAAGCCAAGGATTTGAAAAAATTCCAATTTGGACAATGTTTTCAAAAGCTAAGCGTTTTGGCAAAAATCCTTATATCTCTGGGACACTAGGTGGCGCTATGTTTAAACTTCTTAAGTACATCCGGGACATGTTGTCTATGATTCATACCAGCTTTTGAGCAGATCATTTTAAAAAACAGGTAGTAACTCCGATCCTGGCAAAACTGACATTTGACAATCCATAGACAACaagatttttcattttctgactatctgttcaaaagttattagaaaaaataagaaaaatttggcatCTCATGACTCATAGGTGGCAGTGTTCCAAACTTTGGCATTCACCCTCAGATGATGGAGATGATGAAGCGTACTAAGTTACGTTTCAATTGATCTAAGTTTGGTCTATGCATTTATATATCTACTGCTTGTAAAATCCAGTCAAATGTTTGTAACTTGAAGTGTGCCTGTAGTGACTATTAAGttcactttaaataatttttatcccAAACATGGATATGTTTTTGCGTGGATTCATCATCAAAGGAACAATGCTTCACTGCTAACCTGCTTCAGGACTAGTTATGTTCCCGATTAAAGATCACAAATGCATACCGGATCAATCGCTGGATCAGTCAGATGTTAGCCAAATAATATCCATAAAGCAACAGATTTATCCACCCTGTATTTCCCATTTCAATGAATAAAAGGTGATTGTGAGAACTTAACTGAAAATACTCTTATCAAGTACTGTCCTCAGTAATCCCACTTTTCTTTATTGTTgttcaaataaactttttattttattttatgtaaatgtaccAAATTGATTATGATGCATGATTGATTAAAGAATGCAGAAAGCTCATCACACAAGACAGCATAAATCACATATAAATAACATGCTCTCAGGGCTGAGGGAAATCAGGTGTCTTGGATCGTCATATAGTGTCTTATACAACCTATGAGTTTTGGATCTACCTAGATACACATTACAGTTGTGTAAAAAGCCAGtgataagaaaaagaaaatatcatgCACATCAAATGATTGGACAAGCAGCTGTAGAAATATGTTTTATGTGTATGCGCATGAGAGGAAATCTCTGCCATCCGTTTTTGCCCTCTGTTTTTGTGgcttcttttattcttttaatctCATTCTTATTTTAGTAAAAAGTCAATAGATCTTTTTTAGTGTGTGGAACTGACATCTGACTACGCCAGGACTGAGTCTCTGGGACTGCAAACAGCTAAAGAAGAGTTGTTCTAAGAAGCATAAGAAGACTGAGGTTCGGAGCTCTTCCTTTTGTTCTTTCCTACTaggttattaaattaaattaaaagttattaaatttttGTAAATACCTGCATAGTAGTAGCAATGACAGTAACATTTTGGAAATTaagttgttattttgttttttgtttttactttgttgattacttttTCATGTGTGTGGGGGGTGTTCCAGAAAGTAAGGTTAACTTGTACTTTTACCCCTCTACTTTATcagagtatttttattttggaaaacttAATTTCAAAAGCATTCTGCAGCATTCCAAAACATTGTCAGCACACTTGTGTTACACCAAGTGTGATCTTCCTAagctaacaatgtttttagcaaaGCTCTCCCCATTGTTCAACAGACTTCCATTCTGGTAATGTTAAAACTGTCTAGTGGACAACCCTGAGACTAGAAAATGAATgatgtgttatgttatgttatgttatgtaattgcagtacaaactacaaacatagaggtaaacaagtagtgtactcaaagtttaaacttaaaagtatacttttatatactagaaagtgggccaatttagtcccaaggagtattgaaacagtacacttacaagtatactacttgaactttacttaattatacttagtaaaatatacttgaagtatactactttttcgtaagggtagtATATatccccttaactgtcactcacatgttttgaacatagactttagtgcacgatccaaacttacatttttataattcatgaatgaaaacattttgtaacatgatattgatgtactgTTTACAtggtctgattttaaaatgggttttaaaggatgaattttgagattttttttgtttcagtcgatatataatttctgatgatttctaaaatgtgatagggaaaaggcaacgaagaagtctttattttaaacaaatgtcaaAACTCCAGTTATAATCTAGATTtatgagggtgcactcttgtcataaattaatctattcttttcctacataatttttaagaaaaaacattggtaaaatatatatttgggagtcttagacctttccaacgatatatagtttgtcaagattagattagatttaattgtaatatagtgaagtaaatgaaGGCGTCATTTTCATTTTCACCGAATGAGCTCAAAACCAaatttaaagctaaatataatttgAGGAGAATGACGTACAGTCATGAAAACAACTGTAaactgttcatctaggtgtcaaaTATAATCCACTTCACTCTGCGTAATGTAATGTGGTCAAGAGCTGCCTGCCTGGAACTACATTTGCCATGcgtttccctgaaaataattacACACTTTAGAacgttcatcagccaatcagattcaagtatTCAGCAGCCcctgttgaatgcttgaatctaaTTGGCTGATGAACGTTCTAAGATGATACATTGGGCCCTAATGAACAGGGAATGTATTATAAATTAAGAAATCTCTTTTAAGAGATTCCAGGGAATAGCATGCTTAATTTGTGattgcagtattttttatttttttaatcaactttttgattagattttttgtgtgaaacaaatattaaagttttgagatttgttgttgttgtctgacAAATTACATTGTGCTTTATAGAATATTATACTGGATGTTAATATCTAAGCAATTCAGAATCACTGTCAATAATGTACTTAATATTTTTCTGACATAGCAGAAATACAGCTCAGCAAAGGACAAGTACAATGGGAGGTaagaaataaaagtgttaataaaaTAAAGGCTACAATTAAATCTTTCATAATTTGCATTAATTTGCAAATaggcatgttttaaaataaataaatctgtacaaTACTCTTCAATAACCAGAGAGTCTTTTTCAATTAGAGTCTAAACCTGCAAGAAAATTTGCACTTCTTGGAAAAACAGGAGATGGCAAAAGCAGCGCTGGAAATACAATTTTCGGTGAACAAAGATTCAAAACTGAATCTTCACCTCAATCTATAACAGCTAAATGTAAAACAGGAGCTGGGGTGGTTTGTGGAAGAAGACTCACAGTTATTGACACACCTGGAATCTTTGACACACGTCTGGAGGAAGAGGACATCAAAACTGAGATCATTCAATCCATTATTGAATGCGCTCCAGCTGTTGATGCCTTAGTCATCGTTCTGAAAGTTGAAAGGTACACAAGGCAGGAAATAGCGATTCTGGATAAAATTGTTGAATATTGTGGAGAGGATACCTTTAAACATGCAGTGATTTTATTTACTCATGGTGAAGACCTTGAGGGTCAAACAATTGAAGAATTTGTTCAGAAAAATCCAAAGCTACAGGAGCTTGCTGATAAATGTGGAGGTCGCTGTCACGTCATTGACAATAAACACTGGAATGACTGTCATTTAGGGTACAGGAGCAACAAGTTTCAGTTGAAAAATCTGCTGGACACCATCGACAAGATGGTGGAAGAGAATGGCCCCTACACCAATGAGCTGATGTTAAATGTAGAGGAAGAAATTCAAGAGGAGATGAATAGTATGCTCATAGTTAATTTGTCTGCAGAAGAGAAGCGAGAAGTAGCAAAGAAGattgttcttaaaaaaattcttattagGTCTGTAGGAGTGGCTACAGGGACACTGATTGGTGCATTTCTGGGCATTGGTGTTGCAGTGCTCTCTGTTGTGTTTTTTCTCAAGGCAGCCAAATTTAAAGAAGTAGCTAAAGCAATAGGCATAGCTGTAACTGCTGCAGGCACGGTGGCAGATAAAGTAGCAGTGGCAGCAACAgcaggaggagcagcagcagtaggaacagcagcagcagcagcaggagcagCAGCAGTGGAGGCAGGAGTAGCAGCAGGTGCTGCAGGAGGAGCAGTAGGAGCCACAGCAGCAGCAGGCGTTGTAGCGGTGGAGGCAGGAGTTGCTGCAGGAGCCACAGGAGCAGCAGCCggagcaacagcagcagcagcaggaacaGTAGCAGTGGAGACAGGAGTTGCCGCAGGTGCCGGTATTGGAGCAGCAGCTGGTTCAGGAATCGCTGCAGGTGTTGTATTTGGAGCTGCAGCTCTTGCAGGAGCGATCGGAGGAGGAGTCACAGGATACAAAGCAGCAAAAGAAGCTGATTCTGTGTTTGATGCctttaaaaatgcagttaaaattaATTATGAGAATGCAAAAGAGGTTGTTAAAAAGGCAGAAGAACTTCCTTCTAACATTTATAAGAAGCTTCAATAGAAGTCCTTATtataaatgaaatacaattatttgctgttgtaaatcaaacatttacattttatagaaCATACTACATGAGTAAATCAAAGCAACCTGTTCTCTAAGCAACATGAAAAACTAtactttttcaaattatttgtaCACAGAACGGGATAATCAGTTTTGTTCATATGGGTGTAGCTGGTTGATTGGGATGATTGTATATTACTTAATGTGATGGTAGTTGTAATGTTTGCATTTGGTTATTATTCTTGTTTGATGCTCAATGGCTCCGGTCAGGAGTTCCTACCAATTGTTGTCGGTGGGGCCTTAAATAGTGAGACACCTTATGAAGACGTATTGCTTTCCCCTTTAAACTTATGCGCTTAGATCATAGATTAATGCTGCATTCCAGACAACTCGGATTTAGGATATTTCTCACTTCAACCCGGAAATAATTTATGGAACGTTGCTCctttaatattaacagataccTGTAATGTTTTAATGCCACTCAATAATTagtaacattaatgttttaatgttatcaaacacttttaatgttacaaaaactagACATTAATTCCAGGTTTGTGGTGGGAAATATCCCACATCGGAGTTGTCTGGAACACAGCataatgctgccttcacatgcCATCAGAAGTGTTCTTAAGTTTCCCACTTAAGTCATGATTGCAAGCatctcatattcaagtgttttgtTGTTAGAAAGAATAAAATATAGCATCCCATTAGTTGACAAACATATAAACATTCACTGTCCTATAGGCTATGCAGTTTGCTGACAATTCTGGAATTTCGGATCTACAATATGCTATAAAATGATCGTACAAGCAAACTATGTAGTTGTTGTGAGAATAGCATTGACTGAAGCAATGGTTGTCCCCTCCACCATGTTTAAAGTTTATGGCTTGCCCAACTCAGAAACCTTTTTTCGACTCAGAaacaaaattatttctgaattattTCCAGTAATAAATATGACATTAGAGGCAGTTCTAATTTACGATAAGGAATCTCCTAATTATGATAATTCTCATAGCACGTGAAAGCAGCATAAGACCTTGTTTACACTGCAGGTTTAGAAACCCAATTCTGATTTGTTGCCTATATCTGATTTTTCTTAACGTCCGTTTACACGTTCTTTCAATCGTGACCCATATCCGATTCATGTGTTTACACATGCCATTCCATCTGAAACAACATGTTTGTTTAAAGAATAATATGATGGCATTAAACCATGGAGAAGTACCAAACTGTCGCAGTTTTAATGACGTACAGATCGCAATTCCTCAGACAAATCAGATCTGCCTGTTTGCATGACAGTCGAATTGGAACATATCTGATTTATATCCGATTTATTTCCACAAATGAATGATGCCTGAAACCGATCTCGAAATATCcgaatgcatgcatttttttgctGTTTACTCTGTCATAGAACACATCTAATCTGTGTCAcatatgagaaaaaaagaaaaaagaaaaaaaattatatatattatgttctagcttttcttcttctgttaacttaaacattttcattaactGTATAgcataaaatcataaataatgtTTGCTAAAATTGTTGAATATCTAGAAAACTTTCTACCAGTCACCACTGGTGTCAGGTGATGCTTCAACAATTATGACTAAGGTCTGTTGCTTGCTTTTGAGTGGACTCTAATGAATTAAGTTTGCATTACTCATATACATTGGCTGTTTAATTGGTTTCCTCAAATGATTTGGGTTACCTTAACTTGTTTGGTTTTGCAATGTGCTCAGTTTTATTCATTGtgttatttaatattgttatttagaTCTCTGGTATGACCTTTTGACCTGTATTTACACATTTCATGGGAATATGGGAGCATATGGTTTATAGTGAGAAGTCATGTTGTAGTCCATTAAGGGCAACTCATCCT
This DNA window, taken from Carassius auratus strain Wakin chromosome 22, ASM336829v1, whole genome shotgun sequence, encodes the following:
- the LOC113040606 gene encoding uncharacterized protein LOC113040606 → MGESKPARKFALLGKTGDGKSSAGNTIFGEQRFKTESSPQSITAKCKTGAGVVCGRRLTVIDTPGIFDTRLEEEDIKTEIIQSIIECAPAVDALVIVLKVERYTRQEIAILDKIVEYCGEDTFKHAVILFTHGEDLEGQTIEEFVQKNPKLQELADKCGGRCHVIDNKHWNDCHLGYRSNKFQLKNLLDTIDKMVEENGPYTNELMLNVEEEIQEEMNSMLIVNLSAEEKREVAKKIVLKKILIRSVGVATGTLIGAFLGIGVAVLSVVFFLKAAKFKEVAKAIGIAVTAAGTVADKVAVAATAGGAAAVGTAAAAAGAAAVEAGVAAGAAGGAVGATAAAGVVAVEAGVAAGATGAAAGATAAAAGTVAVETGVAAGAGIGAAAGSGIAAGVVFGAAALAGAIGGGVTGYKAAKEADSVFDAFKNAVKINYENAKEVVKKAEELPSNIYKKLQ